One window of the Daphnia pulicaria isolate SC F1-1A unplaced genomic scaffold, SC_F0-13Bv2 h1tg000062l, whole genome shotgun sequence genome contains the following:
- the LOC124317598 gene encoding uncharacterized protein LOC124317598 has translation MSDSDSSNCTPPRGSRFTENITDVVYISLPIPSSATFSCHICTTVGQKLLTHNSLKKHFRATHKGTIVVRFECHICQFELPSVRSYAAHHAELHSRRPVSPPSTTPGTPQVPPISSEAIDCFLAAARRQSISEALPPDPSAVAPIPPTAAPTNLPPLLDTRPMHPHPPGLLINFGPRELLPPLSASLSYVPSDFPPPPPEPDPPDGNGSLWSWTGRTNVLYDVLDHPVVSGCWERGGGGRCYRPRSHPPIVTEEIRIARQLLLPSAVSVPPPEMPQNSVAPVLAQPPSPLATPSLRNTTHTPPTGSLPASGAPGARGLVYAAISPPPIVSEPVTSPSMPDAPPWNRDAHQSAISTFLDGLTLGCLLLHFPPSPQGSANGRPATSFRRRSPSLDPARIDEEEEAPDIPPPKLTDLQRQWVDTFNSLLPEDVDGLSALSLAISSAAAERQDTAPPPPTRAPAPRNQGLNRAPRRRPRYDPQDASAIQKLYRIDRNKAMTHILAEPSPYCAAEPAAIETHLTTIFAGEEHPWSDPPACVPAFDQPTTPDELAFLTAPITPLEVSFRLQRMKNTAPGPDGARYSGLRRVDPGCHTLALIYSRCLRIAKVPAAWKESTTVLIFKAGDRENLGNWRPLTLGNTIAKLYSGVIADRISRWAEEGHRISPQQKGFTRHDGCLEHNFLLQAAINQARRTGQELCVAWLDLANAFPSVPHNHIFGTLNLLGLPAELISVVQDLYIDTTTRGMTSSGLTAPIPISSGVKQGCPLSPVIFDLAMEPIIRAVMALKPLSFKLGLIDLLILAFADDLALLAKNEAALQRQLDVATETAEWCGLTFKPAKCATLHVVRRETVDSVFTINENPLAVLGEGQHYRHLGVPTGFRNKQTPEETLAQISNDLDLLDNSLLAPWQKIDAVVTFIVPRLDFILRGANVAVKPLRALDKRMKKNVKKWLNLPQRASAEVVFIPSPLGGAGILPFSDMRNVCAITHGYRLLTCPDDDVRETAWDTLKTAAHLKIRRVPDMEDIAAYLNGSTDGDMIQTNGDVPSLWSRVRSCTRALRRIVNIEWWWCATLGEMQIIVPRPGKEPDQARAHPAARSQVCNLVKTALRASYLHRLLQKPDQGKVFSVTSLRSESNHMMKTGLYTRFADWRFLHRARLDTVPLNGTRRFGAGSKRCRRCNNVLETLPHVLSHCKYVSRPRALRHHNVVHRLARGTPVIAGTITEDKAIPGTSGQLRPDLVVTDVSTRSISIVDVAIVFENKFEAFQLARAGKIEKYDPLAAELRSQGWNVYLDAFVVGALGGWDPANDAVIRQLRISKSYAKLMKKLVISDTIRWSRDIYVEFISGKRQYREPIPMAPPPSRP, from the exons ATGAGTGACAGTGATTCTTCCAATTGTACGCCGCCTCGTGGGAGCAGGTTCACGGAGAACATTACTGATGTGGTCTACATCAGCCTTCCCATCCCTTCTTCTGCCACCTTCTCCTGCCACATCTGCACTACCGTTGGGCAGAAGCTGTTGACCCATAACAGCCTGAAGAAGCACTTCCGCGCCACCCACAAAGGTACCATTGTTGTCCGCTTCGAGTGCCACATCTGCCAGTTCGAGTTACCGAGCGTGAGAAGCTATGCCGCCCACCATGCTGAACTCCACTCCCGTCGACCGGTGTCTCCACCCTCTACCACGCCTGGTACACCCCAAGTGCCGCCCATCTCTTCCGAGGCCATTGATTGCTTCCTTGCGGCGGCTCGACGTCAATCCATATCAGAGGCGCTGCCTCCTGACCCATCTGCTGTGGCGCCGATCCCTCCGACGGCTGCCCCCACTAATCTACCTCCTCTTCTAGATACCAGGCCGATGCATCCCCATCCGCCTGGCCTCCTCATCAACTTCGGGCCTCGTGAGCTACTCCCGCCCCTCAGTGCTTCTCTCAGTTATGTGCCAAGTGACTTCCCTCCTCCGCCGCCAGAGCCAGATCCTCCAGACGGAAATGGCTCTCTATGGTCCTGGACTGGTCGTACGAATGTTCTGTATGACGTGCTTGATCATCCGGTTGTGAGTGGTTGCTGGGAaagaggtggtggtggccgcTGTTATCGCCCGCGCTCCCATCCACCAATAGTGACTGAAGAAATCCGCATTGCCCGGCAGCTTCTTCTCCCCAGTGCAGTTTCTGTTCCGCCACCGGAAATGCCGCAAAATAGTGTCGCTCCAGTGCTTGCTCAGCCTCCTTCGCCGCTAGCTACACCGAGCCTCCGAAATACTACCCACACGCCACCTACCGGCTCCCTTCCAGCGTCTGGCGCTCCAGGTGCTCGAGGCCTAGTTTATGCTGCAATCTCTCCTCCTCCCATAGTGAGTGAACCAGTGACTTCACCCTCCATGCCAGATGCTCCACCGTGGAATCGGGATGCTCATCAATCGGCCATTTCGACCTTCCTCGACGGCCTGACCCTCGGCTGTCTACTTCTTCACTTTCCGCCCAGCCCCCAGGGCTC GGCTAATGGGCGACCGGCTACCTCTTTTCGGCGTCGTTCCCCTTCACTTGACCCTGCACGGatagatgaagaagaggaagctCCTGACATCCCCCCACCAAAGCTAACGGATCTCCAACGACAGTGGGTTGATACGTTCAACTCACTCCTCCCTGAGGATGTTGATGGCCTCTCGGCCCTCTCGTTGGCTatttcttctgctgctgctgaacggCAGGACacagcaccaccacctcctACCCGTGCTCCGGCTCCCCGTAATCAAGGTCTCAACCGAGCCCCACGTAGGCGCCCACGATACGATCCCCAGGATGCTTCTGCCATTCAGAAGCTCTACAGGATAGACCGAAACAAAGCCATGACCCACATCTTGGCAGAACCGTCTCCGTACTGCGCGGCTGAACCGGCAGCAATCGAGACGCACTTGACCACAATTTTTGCAGGGGAAGAGCACCCCTGGTCCGATCCACCCGCCTGTGTGCCGGCCTTTGATCAGCCTACCACGCCTGATGAACTGGCCTTCCTTACGGCCCCGATCACCCCACTGGAAGTTTCCTTCCGCCTTCAACGGATGAAAAACACGGCTCCTGGACCTGATGGCGCGCGTTACTCTGGCCTACGTCGCGTCGACCCTGGCTGCCACACCCTGGCCCTAATCTACTCGCGGTGCCTCCGCATTGCCAAAGTTCCAGCCGCCTGGAAAGAGTCGACGACGGTCCTCATCTTTAAAGCCGGTGACAGAGAGAATCTAGGCAACTGGCGTCCGCTCACCCTTGGAAACACCATTGCCAAACTCTACTCTGGCGTCATCGCCGACCGGATTTCCCGCTGGGCGGAAGAGGGCCACCGGATTTCGCCACAACAAAAAGGTTTCACCCGACACGACGGCTGCCTTGAGCACAACTTCCTCCTTCAGGCCGCAATTAATCAAGCCCGTCGCACCGGCCAGGAATTGTGTGTTGCATGGCTTGACCTGGCCAACGCCTTTCCTTCCGTCCCCCACAACCACATTTTTGGCACCCTAAACCTTTTAGGGCTACCTGCGGAACTAATTTCCGTCGTGCAAGATCTCTACATCGACACAACCACACGCGGGATGACGTCCAGTGGCCTGACAGCACCCATCCCAATTTCATCTGGAGTCAAACAGGGCTGCCCCCTGAGCCCTGTGATATTTGATCTGGCTATGGAACCAATCATCCGCGCTGTCATGGCGCTAAAGCCCCTCTCTTTTAAATTAGGCCTTATTGACCTCCTTATTCTAGCTTTCGCCGATGACCTGGCCCTCCTAGCAAAAAATGAAGCCGCACTCCAGCGCCAACTTGATGTGGCGACGGAAACGGCAGAATGGTGTGGCCTCACCTTCAAACCGGCCAAATGTGCCACTCTCCATGTGGTCCGGCGAGAAACTGTCGATTCCGTCTTCACAATCAACGAAAACCCATTGGCGGTCCTTGGTGAAGGACAACACTACCGCCATCTGGGAGTCCCAACTGGTTTCCGCAACAAACAGACGCCAGAGGAAACGCTGGCTCAAATTTCCAACGACCTGGACCTTCTCGACAACAGCCTACTAGCCCCTTGGCAGAAGATTGATGCGGTCGTCACCTTCATTGTGCCCCGCCTAGACTTCATTCTCCGAGGTGCCAACGTCGCAGTTAAACCGCTCAGAGCATTGGAcaagagaatgaagaaaaatgtgaaaaagtgGTTAAATTTGCCCCAACGGGCCAGTGCTGAAGTGGTCTTCATTCCTAGTCCGCTAGGTGGTGCTGGCATTCTACCGTTTAGTGATATGCGCAATGTGTGCGCAATCACCCATGGTTATCGTCTTCTTACCTGTCCCGACGATGATGTACGTGAAACTGCTTGGGACACGCTCAAAACCGCGGCTCACCTCAAGATTCGACGTGTACCAGACATGGAGGACATTGCCGCTTACCTCAACGGATCCACGGATGgtgacatgattcaaaccaacGGCGATGTTCCTTCGTTGTGGTCGCGTGTCCGATCCTGTACGCGCGCCCTTCGTCGAATCGTGAATATTGAATGGTGGTGGTGCGCCACCCTTGGTGAAATGCAGATCATCGTCCCCCGTCCTGGAAAAGAACCAGATCAGGCGCGAGCCCACCCGGCCGCCCGCAGTCAGGTGTGTAATCTAGTTAAAACGGCCCTCCGGGCCTCCTACCTCCACCGCCTTCTCCAGAAACCCGACCAGGGTAAAGTGTTCTCAGTGACCAGCCTCCGTAGTGAATCAAATCACATGATGAAAACCGGCCTTTATACCCGATTTGCCGACTGGCGCTTTCTCCATCGGGCCCGACTGGACACTGTCCCCCTAAATGGAACGCGCCGATTTGGCGCCGGCAGTAAGCGCTGCCGCCGTTGCAATAATGTGCTCGAAACTCTCCCGCATGTTCTCAGCCACTGCAAATATGTCAGTCGTCCTCGGGCTCTCCGCCACCATAATGTCGTCCATCGACTGGCCAGAGGGACGCCGGTGATTGCTGGAACGATTACCGAAGACAAGGCGATACCCGGTACCAGCGGCCAGCTCCGACCGGACCTTGTCGTCACTGATGTCTCGACCCGCTCCATCTCCATCGTCGATGTAGCCATCGTCTtcgaaaacaaattcgaaGCGTTTCAACTTGCTCGAGctgggaaaatagaaaaatatgacCCTCTTGCCGCAGAACTCCGATCTCAAGGCTGGAATGTTTATCTAGATGCCTTTGTGGTTGGTGCGCTTGGTGGATGGGATCCAGCGAATGATGCCGTTATTCGCCAACTACGCATCAGTAAAAGCTACGCCAAACTCATGAAAAAACTCGTGATCAGCGACACCATCCGGTGGTCCCGCGATATTTATGTGGAATTCATCAGCGGAAAGCGGCAGTATCGGGAACCCATTCCTATGGCTCCGCCTCCATCACGTCCCTAA